A window from Staphylococcus succinus encodes these proteins:
- the dapD gene encoding 2,3,4,5-tetrahydropyridine-2,6-dicarboxylate N-acetyltransferase, producing the protein MEQHLTAEEIIQFISDAKKSTPLKVYANGNFENVTFPETFKVFGSIDSKVIFCEADEWKTFYEANQTSIEELEIEMDRRNSAIPLKDLTNTNARIEPGAFIREEAVIEDGAVVMMGATINIGAVVGEGTMVDMNATLGGRATTGKNVHVGAGSVLAGVIEPPSASPVIIEDNVLIGANAVILEGVRVGEGAVVAAGAIVTQDVPAGAVVAGTPAKVIKQTSEVDDSKREIVSALRKLND; encoded by the coding sequence ATGGAACAACATTTAACGGCAGAAGAGATTATTCAATTTATAAGTGATGCAAAAAAATCAACACCACTTAAGGTATATGCAAACGGGAATTTTGAAAATGTAACCTTCCCTGAAACTTTCAAAGTATTTGGTTCAATAGATTCAAAAGTAATCTTTTGTGAAGCGGATGAGTGGAAGACATTTTATGAAGCGAATCAAACAAGTATTGAAGAATTAGAGATTGAGATGGATCGTCGTAATTCTGCGATTCCATTAAAAGATTTAACAAATACCAATGCACGTATTGAGCCAGGTGCTTTTATTCGTGAAGAAGCAGTTATTGAAGACGGCGCTGTTGTGATGATGGGTGCAACGATTAATATTGGTGCTGTGGTAGGCGAAGGGACTATGGTAGATATGAATGCTACACTAGGCGGACGTGCAACAACTGGTAAAAATGTACATGTTGGTGCTGGATCTGTGTTAGCAGGTGTTATTGAACCACCAAGTGCATCTCCAGTAATTATTGAAGATAATGTCTTGATTGGTGCTAATGCAGTCATCCTTGAAGGCGTTCGTGTTGGTGAAGGTGCAGTTGTAGCTGCAGGAGCTATTGTAACTCAAGATGTACCTGCTGGTGCAGTTGTTGCAGGCACACCTGCTAAAGTAATAAAACAAACGAGTGAAGTAGATGATTCAAAACGTGAAATCGTTTCTGCTTTAAGAAAATTAAACGACTAG
- the dapB gene encoding 4-hydroxy-tetrahydrodipicolinate reductase encodes MKIVLIGYGAMNQRVARLAEAKGHEIVGVIVRDVNKSYPYPTFERISDIQSADVAIDFSNPELLLPLLDDDFKLPLVIATTGEKEEIINKLKTLSTQMPVFFSANMSYGVHALTKILEAAVPLLQDFDIELTEAHHNKKVDAPSGTLVKLYDVIESLREQSVPIYDRHENNDKRTQEEIGIHSVRGGTIVGQHDVLFAGTDETIEITHRAQSKDIFANGAIGAAEKLIQKTNNYYTFDNL; translated from the coding sequence ATGAAGATAGTACTTATTGGTTATGGCGCGATGAACCAACGTGTGGCAAGATTAGCTGAAGCAAAAGGACATGAAATTGTGGGCGTCATTGTAAGAGATGTAAATAAATCTTACCCCTACCCTACATTTGAACGTATCTCAGATATCCAATCAGCAGATGTAGCTATAGATTTTTCAAACCCAGAATTATTATTACCGTTATTAGATGACGATTTCAAATTACCTTTAGTTATTGCTACTACAGGAGAAAAGGAAGAAATCATTAATAAACTTAAAACGTTAAGTACACAAATGCCAGTATTTTTCAGTGCAAATATGAGTTATGGAGTGCATGCGCTTACTAAAATATTAGAAGCAGCTGTTCCCCTATTACAAGATTTTGATATTGAACTTACGGAAGCGCATCATAATAAAAAAGTAGATGCTCCAAGTGGTACACTGGTTAAACTATATGATGTTATTGAATCATTACGTGAACAATCTGTACCAATATATGATAGACATGAAAATAATGACAAGAGAACACAAGAAGAAATTGGTATTCATTCAGTTAGAGGTGGTACAATCGTTGGACAACACGATGTACTATTTGCAGGAACTGATGAAACAATTGAAATTACACATCGTGCTCAGTCAAAAGATATCTTTGCTAACGGCGCGATTGGTGCAGCAGAAAAGTTAATTCAAAAGACAAACAATTATTATACATTTGATAACCTATAA
- the dapA gene encoding 4-hydroxy-tetrahydrodipicolinate synthase, protein MSHIFEGVGVALTTPFTHNEVDYDALRRHLKYLVENNAKSIVVNGTTAENPTLTEDEKEHILEVVVNYIDGRIPVIAGTGTNNTQKSIQASVRARELGADAIMLITPYYNKTNQRGLIEHFTTIANAVKLPVVLYNVPSRTNMTIEAETVETLSRNEYIIAIKDATNDFDYLKELKQRLDLDNFALYSGNDDNVIDYFDKGGHGVISVVANVIPKAFQALYDNKQSGKDVESQFKSIQTVLDALSVDVNPIPIKALTAVEGFGGYEVRLPLVPLEDDDRKVLESVYEQFKAGDKA, encoded by the coding sequence ATGAGTCATATTTTTGAAGGTGTAGGTGTTGCTTTAACAACACCATTTACCCACAATGAAGTAGATTATGATGCACTAAGAAGACATTTAAAATATTTAGTTGAAAATAATGCAAAATCGATTGTAGTTAATGGTACAACTGCAGAAAACCCAACTTTAACAGAAGATGAAAAAGAGCATATTTTAGAAGTAGTTGTGAATTATATTGATGGACGCATCCCAGTCATTGCAGGGACTGGTACAAATAATACTCAGAAATCTATTCAAGCTTCTGTTCGCGCACGAGAACTTGGAGCAGATGCAATAATGCTGATTACTCCTTATTATAATAAAACCAATCAACGTGGTTTGATTGAACACTTTACTACAATAGCCAATGCAGTTAAATTACCTGTAGTGTTATATAATGTGCCATCGCGTACAAATATGACCATTGAAGCTGAAACAGTTGAGACTTTAAGTCGCAATGAATATATTATCGCTATTAAAGATGCAACAAATGATTTCGACTATTTAAAAGAGTTGAAACAACGTCTTGATTTAGACAATTTTGCACTCTACAGTGGTAATGATGATAATGTAATTGATTATTTCGATAAAGGTGGACATGGTGTCATTTCAGTCGTTGCAAACGTTATACCAAAGGCTTTTCAAGCTCTTTATGATAATAAACAAAGTGGAAAAGATGTTGAATCACAATTCAAATCGATTCAAACAGTGTTAGATGCTTTATCTGTAGATGTAAACCCTATTCCTATTAAAGCTTTAACAGCTGTTGAAGGTTTTGGTGGTTATGAAGTGCGTTTGCCACTAGTACCGTTAGAAGACGATGATCGTAAAGTATTAGAAAGTGTATATGAACAATTTAAAGCAGGTGACAAAGCATGA
- a CDS encoding aspartate-semialdehyde dehydrogenase, with protein sequence MTKLAVAGATGLVGRKMLETIDRKEVQFDELVLFSSARSAGQEVEFQGETYTVRELTEDAANEAFDFVLMSAGGSTSEHFSPIFEQAGAIVIDNSSQWRMTEGIDLIVPEVNEPILDRKIIANPNCSTIQSVVPLKLLQEQYGLKRVAYTTYQAVSGSGVKGKQDLADGPSGKAPEAYPHPIYNNVLPHIDVFLEDGYTKEEQKMIDETRKILKDDDLKVTATCVRVPVQDSHSVHMSVTLEKDATVESIQELFSKDERVVLIDDPQNNEYPLAIYSTGKDEIFVGRIRRDETLDNTFHVWCTSDNLLKGAALNAVQILEQVMSLKGVK encoded by the coding sequence ATGACAAAATTAGCAGTAGCAGGTGCAACAGGATTAGTAGGAAGAAAAATGTTAGAAACTATAGATCGTAAAGAAGTTCAATTTGACGAATTGGTATTATTTTCTTCAGCACGTTCAGCTGGTCAAGAAGTTGAATTTCAAGGTGAGACATACACAGTAAGAGAATTAACAGAAGATGCAGCAAATGAGGCTTTTGATTTTGTATTAATGAGTGCCGGTGGAAGTACAAGTGAGCACTTCTCCCCTATTTTTGAACAAGCAGGTGCAATAGTAATTGATAATTCTAGTCAATGGAGAATGACAGAAGGCATTGATTTAATTGTTCCAGAGGTTAATGAACCTATATTAGATCGCAAAATTATTGCTAACCCAAACTGTTCTACAATTCAATCAGTAGTGCCACTTAAATTATTACAAGAACAATATGGTTTGAAACGTGTTGCTTATACTACTTATCAAGCTGTTTCTGGTTCTGGTGTTAAAGGTAAACAAGACTTAGCAGATGGTCCAAGTGGTAAGGCGCCTGAAGCATATCCACACCCTATTTATAATAATGTATTACCTCATATTGATGTATTTCTCGAAGATGGTTATACAAAAGAAGAACAAAAAATGATTGATGAAACACGCAAAATTTTAAAAGATGATGATTTAAAAGTAACAGCGACTTGCGTTCGTGTACCAGTACAAGATAGTCATAGTGTACACATGAGTGTTACTTTAGAAAAAGATGCCACTGTAGAATCAATTCAAGAATTATTTAGTAAAGATGAGCGTGTAGTATTAATAGATGACCCTCAAAACAATGAATATCCTTTAGCAATTTATTCTACTGGTAAAGATGAAATATTTGTAGGACGTATTCGTCGTGATGAAACTTTAGATAATACTTTCCATGTATGGTGTACTTCAGACAACTTATTGAAAGGTGCAGCATTAAATGCAGTACAAATACTTGAACAAGTTATGAGTCTGAAAGGAGTAAAATAA
- a CDS encoding aspartate kinase, giving the protein MERSVLKFGGSSVSDFTKIKNIAEMLSRRVEQGEQLIVVVSAMGKTTDQLMANVSSLTSQPKDQELALLLTTGEQQTVSYLSMVLNDIGVNAKAMTGYQAGIKTVGHHLKSRIAEINPETFDHAFIDNDILVIAGFQGINDDFELTTLGRGGSDTTAVALAASNGTACEIYTDVDGVYATDPRLYKDAKRLEYVSYEEMMEMSALGAGVLETRSVELANNYNISLYLGRTLSNVRGTWIMSQTELLEKKAVTGVALDTHMMHVTISYPLPDNKLLTALFNKLDAGSVNVDMISQIINLEGLQLSFTIKDTDAVQITTILESLTEDFSALDFKINEAYVKISLIGSGMRDMSGVASKAFITLIENDISFYQTTTSEISISCVIDADNGERAVRSLYQAFDI; this is encoded by the coding sequence TTGGAAAGAAGTGTTTTGAAATTTGGAGGTTCTTCTGTAAGTGATTTTACTAAAATTAAAAATATAGCTGAAATGTTAAGTCGTAGAGTTGAGCAAGGTGAACAACTTATAGTCGTCGTAAGTGCGATGGGTAAAACAACTGATCAACTTATGGCTAACGTGTCGTCGTTGACTTCACAACCTAAAGATCAAGAACTGGCATTACTATTGACCACGGGTGAACAACAGACAGTATCATATTTGTCTATGGTACTTAATGATATTGGTGTTAATGCAAAAGCGATGACTGGTTACCAAGCAGGAATAAAAACAGTTGGACATCATTTGAAAAGTCGTATTGCAGAAATAAATCCTGAAACATTTGATCATGCTTTTATAGATAATGACATCTTAGTTATTGCAGGATTTCAAGGTATAAATGATGATTTTGAACTTACTACGTTGGGGCGTGGTGGTTCAGATACTACAGCGGTTGCATTAGCAGCTAGTAATGGTACTGCTTGTGAAATATACACGGATGTAGACGGTGTTTATGCTACGGATCCGAGGTTATATAAAGATGCCAAACGACTCGAATATGTTTCATATGAAGAAATGATGGAAATGAGTGCGTTAGGTGCAGGTGTACTAGAAACTAGAAGCGTCGAATTGGCAAATAATTATAATATTTCGCTGTATTTAGGAAGAACACTATCAAATGTGAGAGGAACATGGATTATGTCACAAACAGAATTATTAGAAAAAAAAGCAGTTACTGGTGTCGCATTAGACACACATATGATGCATGTTACAATCAGTTATCCCCTGCCTGATAACAAATTACTAACTGCATTATTCAACAAATTGGACGCAGGTTCCGTGAATGTTGATATGATTTCTCAGATAATTAACTTGGAAGGATTGCAATTATCCTTTACTATTAAAGATACTGATGCTGTACAAATTACAACTATCTTAGAATCATTAACTGAAGACTTTAGTGCTTTAGATTTTAAAATTAATGAAGCATACGTTAAAATTTCATTAATTGGCTCAGGAATGCGTGATATGTCAGGTGTAGCATCAAAAGCATTTATTACATTAATTGAAAATGATATTTCATTTTATCAGACAACCACCTCTGAAATTAGCATTTCATGTGTGATCGATGCAGACAATGGTGAACGTGCAGTTCGTAGCCTTTATCAAGCTTTCGATATCTGA
- a CDS encoding aldo/keto reductase, translating to MENLNMLDGQVMPQIGFGTYKLNGTHGVHAIINALKQGYYLLDTAYNYENEGTVGRAIANSHISRDQIIVTSKLPGRYQDYDAALTAIQESIYRLNVEYIDLYLIHWPNPKQEKYIEAWKALIAAQKAGLIKSIGVCNFLPEHIERLEKETGILPAVNQIELHPYFNQKAMIQYHNEKGIITQAWSPLGRASEVINDKDIATIAEKYNKTIPQIILKWHVQNGVVPIPKSTSISRQIQNKDIFDFYLESEDLDKIDALTQQDGRLKGQDPATYEEY from the coding sequence ATGGAAAATTTAAATATGTTAGATGGTCAAGTTATGCCTCAAATTGGGTTCGGTACATATAAACTCAATGGTACGCATGGGGTTCATGCTATTATAAATGCATTGAAACAAGGTTACTATTTATTAGACACTGCTTATAACTATGAGAATGAAGGCACTGTTGGACGTGCAATAGCTAATAGCCATATTTCGAGAGATCAAATCATAGTTACCTCTAAACTACCAGGTCGTTATCAAGATTATGACGCAGCATTAACTGCAATTCAGGAATCTATTTATCGTCTGAATGTGGAATATATTGATTTATATTTAATCCATTGGCCAAATCCTAAGCAAGAGAAGTACATTGAAGCATGGAAAGCATTAATTGCTGCTCAAAAAGCGGGATTAATAAAATCTATAGGTGTTTGTAATTTCTTACCAGAACACATTGAAAGATTAGAAAAAGAAACGGGTATACTACCAGCAGTGAATCAAATTGAATTACATCCTTACTTCAACCAAAAAGCAATGATACAATATCATAATGAGAAAGGTATCATTACACAAGCTTGGAGTCCTTTAGGTCGTGCTTCAGAAGTAATCAATGATAAAGATATTGCAACAATTGCTGAAAAATACAATAAAACAATACCGCAAATTATTTTGAAATGGCATGTGCAAAATGGCGTAGTACCTATTCCAAAATCCACTTCTATTTCAAGACAAATTCAAAATAAAGATATTTTTGATTTTTACTTAGAAAGTGAAGATTTAGATAAAATAGACGCTTTAACACAACAAGATGGTCGCCTAAAAGGACAAGATCCTGCAACATACGAGGAGTATTAA
- a CDS encoding ABC-F family ATP-binding cassette domain-containing protein encodes MLQVTDVSLRFGDRKLFEDVNIKFTDGNCYGLIGANGAGKSTFLKILSGELDAQTGHVSMGKNERLAVLKQDHFAYEDEKVIDVVIKGHERLYEVMKEKDAIYMKADFSDEDGIRAAELEGEFAEMDGWNAEADAGSLLSGLGISADLQDKSMSELENNQKIKVLLAQSLFGEPDVLLLDEPTNGLDIPAMSWLEDFLINFENTVIVVSHDRHFLNNVCTHIADLDYGKIKVYVGNYDFWYQSSELAMKMAQDQNKKKEEKIKELEEFVARFSANASKSKQATSRKKQLEKIELDDIQPSSRRYPFVKFTPEREIGNDLLYVENVSKTIDGVKVLDNISFTMDPNDKAVLIGDSEFSKSTLLKILAGEMEPDEGSVRWGVTTSRSYLPKDNSDYFEGMDTNLVDWLRQYAPEDEQTETFLRGFLGRMLFSGEEVKKKASVLSGGEKVRCMLSKMMLSSANVLLLDEPTNHLDLESITAVNDGLKSFKGSIIFTSYDFEFINTIANRVIDLNPEGSVSKEISYEAYLEESGLLSKK; translated from the coding sequence ATGTTACAAGTTACTGATGTAAGTTTACGATTTGGCGATCGTAAGCTATTTGAAGATGTAAATATTAAATTTACAGATGGCAACTGTTATGGCTTAATTGGAGCTAATGGCGCTGGAAAATCAACATTCTTGAAGATTTTGTCTGGTGAGTTAGATGCTCAAACTGGTCATGTTTCCATGGGTAAAAATGAAAGATTAGCGGTTTTAAAACAAGATCACTTTGCTTATGAAGATGAGAAAGTTATAGATGTTGTTATTAAAGGGCATGAGCGTTTATATGAAGTAATGAAAGAAAAAGATGCAATCTATATGAAAGCTGATTTCAGTGATGAAGATGGTATCAGAGCTGCAGAGTTAGAAGGCGAATTTGCTGAAATGGATGGTTGGAATGCTGAAGCAGATGCGGGTTCCCTACTATCAGGTTTAGGCATAAGTGCAGATTTACAAGATAAAAGTATGTCCGAATTAGAAAATAACCAAAAAATCAAGGTGTTATTAGCGCAAAGTCTATTTGGTGAACCAGACGTTTTACTATTAGATGAGCCTACCAATGGATTAGATATTCCAGCAATGAGCTGGTTAGAAGATTTCTTAATTAACTTTGAAAATACAGTAATTGTTGTATCACATGATAGACACTTTTTAAATAATGTATGTACGCATATCGCTGACTTAGATTATGGAAAAATTAAAGTTTATGTTGGTAACTATGATTTCTGGTACCAATCTAGTGAATTAGCTATGAAAATGGCTCAAGATCAAAACAAGAAAAAAGAAGAAAAAATTAAAGAATTAGAAGAATTCGTTGCGCGTTTCTCAGCAAATGCATCGAAATCTAAACAAGCAACAAGTCGTAAAAAACAATTAGAAAAAATAGAACTTGATGATATTCAACCTTCTTCTCGCCGTTATCCATTTGTTAAATTTACACCTGAACGTGAAATCGGTAATGACCTATTATATGTTGAGAATGTATCAAAAACAATTGATGGTGTAAAAGTATTGGATAATATTTCATTTACTATGGATCCTAATGATAAAGCAGTGTTAATTGGAGATAGCGAATTCTCAAAATCAACACTATTAAAAATCTTAGCTGGTGAAATGGAACCAGATGAAGGTTCTGTTAGATGGGGTGTTACGACGTCACGTAGTTATTTACCAAAAGATAATTCAGACTACTTTGAAGGTATGGATACGAATCTTGTAGATTGGTTACGTCAATATGCACCTGAAGATGAACAAACAGAAACTTTCTTACGTGGATTCTTAGGACGTATGCTATTTAGCGGTGAAGAAGTTAAGAAAAAAGCGAGCGTATTATCAGGTGGAGAGAAAGTTCGTTGTATGTTAAGTAAAATGATGTTATCAAGTGCTAACGTATTATTATTAGACGAACCGACAAACCATTTAGATTTAGAAAGTATTACAGCTGTTAACGATGGCTTAAAATCATTTAAAGGTTCTATTATATTCACATCGTATGACTTTGAGTTTATCAATACAATTGCTAACCGTGTAATTGATTTAAATCCTGAAGGCAGTGTATCAAAAGAAATTTCATATGAAGCTTATTTAGAAGAATCTGGTCTTTTAAGTAAAAAATAA
- the cvfB gene encoding RNA-binding virulence regulatory protein CvfB, whose product MAQEEKDIVGSIEFLEVVGLEGSTYKLKGPNGEDVKLNQSEIKDEDELEIGEEYSFFIYPNRSGDLFATQNMPDITTDKYAFVKVLKTDRDGAHVDVGLPREVLIPWEDLPKVKDVWPIQGDELFVTLRIDRDKNMFARLATETIVEQKFSPVHDEEKQNKIIEARPYRLLRIGTFLLSKDGYKIFVHESERKEEPRLGENVKVRIIGHNEKGELNGSFLPLAHERLDEDGQHIFDLLVEYEGELPFWDKSSPDAIKEVFNMSKGSFKRAIGHLYKNKIINIETGKIALTKKGWDRLNS is encoded by the coding sequence ATGGCCCAAGAAGAAAAAGATATTGTAGGTTCTATAGAATTTCTTGAAGTTGTTGGATTAGAAGGATCCACATACAAGTTAAAAGGACCTAACGGAGAAGACGTTAAACTCAATCAATCCGAAATAAAAGATGAAGATGAATTAGAAATAGGAGAAGAATATAGTTTCTTTATTTACCCAAATAGATCAGGTGATTTATTTGCAACACAAAATATGCCTGATATAACTACTGATAAATACGCCTTTGTAAAAGTTTTGAAAACTGATCGCGACGGTGCACATGTCGATGTAGGCTTGCCAAGAGAAGTATTAATACCTTGGGAAGATTTACCAAAAGTAAAAGATGTATGGCCAATACAAGGCGACGAATTATTCGTAACGTTACGTATTGATAGAGATAAGAATATGTTTGCAAGACTAGCAACAGAAACCATCGTTGAGCAGAAGTTCTCACCGGTACATGATGAAGAAAAACAAAATAAAATCATCGAAGCACGACCATATCGATTATTAAGAATTGGTACATTTTTATTATCTAAAGATGGATATAAAATTTTCGTTCATGAATCTGAGCGTAAAGAAGAACCACGTCTCGGCGAAAATGTAAAAGTTCGTATCATTGGGCATAATGAAAAAGGTGAATTAAACGGTTCATTTTTACCACTTGCTCATGAAAGACTGGATGAAGACGGACAGCATATCTTTGACCTACTCGTAGAATATGAAGGTGAACTTCCGTTTTGGGATAAATCTAGTCCAGATGCGATTAAAGAAGTCTTTAACATGAGTAAAGGTTCATTCAAGAGAGCTATTGGACACCTTTATAAAAATAAAATTATTAATATAGAAACTGGTAAAATCGCCTTAACTAAAAAAGGTTGGGACAGATTAAACAGCTAA
- a CDS encoding PstS family phosphate ABC transporter substrate-binding protein: MKKWQLFGTTVVGASLLLGACGGGNAGSGSGDNAKGEVKGDGSSTVGPIIEKLNEKFAKDNQDVTVSNGTSGTGGGFEKFLSGSTDFSNASRPIKDEEKKKLDDKGIKYDEFKVAQDGVTITVNKENDFVKELTKEQLKEIYSGEAKSWKDVNPKWPDKEIKAYSPDQSHGTYDFFTEEIMDKGDIKAEKNADTNVIVQSVQKNEQGIGYFGYNFYEQNKDKLKEVKIKDDKGKLTEPTKKTIQDGSYALSRPLYIYTNEKKLKENKGFQEFMKFILDDKGKAAEDAGFVALPKKDYSEQQDKLKDIIGKESDNKDSDKKEDK; the protein is encoded by the coding sequence ATGAAAAAATGGCAATTATTTGGTACTACAGTAGTTGGTGCTTCACTTTTACTAGGCGCTTGTGGTGGCGGTAACGCTGGATCAGGTTCTGGAGACAATGCAAAAGGGGAAGTCAAAGGCGATGGTTCATCAACAGTAGGTCCAATCATTGAAAAACTAAATGAAAAATTTGCAAAAGATAATCAAGATGTAACTGTCTCAAATGGTACTTCTGGTACTGGTGGCGGTTTTGAAAAATTCCTTTCTGGAAGCACTGATTTTTCAAATGCATCTCGACCAATAAAAGATGAAGAAAAGAAAAAATTAGATGATAAAGGTATTAAATATGATGAATTTAAAGTCGCACAAGATGGTGTAACAATTACCGTTAATAAAGAAAATGACTTTGTTAAAGAATTAACAAAAGAACAATTGAAAGAAATTTACTCAGGAGAAGCAAAATCATGGAAAGATGTAAATCCAAAATGGCCTGACAAAGAAATTAAAGCATATTCTCCCGACCAATCACACGGAACATATGACTTCTTCACTGAAGAAATTATGGATAAAGGTGATATTAAAGCAGAAAAAAATGCTGATACAAACGTAATTGTGCAATCAGTACAAAAAAATGAACAAGGTATTGGTTACTTCGGTTATAACTTCTATGAACAAAACAAAGATAAATTAAAAGAAGTTAAAATCAAAGATGATAAAGGCAAACTGACAGAACCAACTAAGAAAACAATCCAAGATGGTTCATACGCATTAAGCAGACCATTATATATTTATACTAATGAGAAGAAATTAAAAGAGAATAAAGGATTCCAAGAATTCATGAAATTTATCCTAGATGATAAAGGTAAAGCCGCAGAAGATGCAGGGTTTGTTGCATTACCTAAGAAAGACTACTCTGAACAACAAGATAAGTTAAAAGATATCATCGGTAAAGAAAGTGACAATAAGGATAGCGACAAAAAAGAAGACAAATAA
- the pstC gene encoding phosphate ABC transporter permease subunit PstC: protein MSSKKLSVSEMIAKNNAKKNGMSDKIVPIILGIIAIFSILTTVGIIVTLLTETITFFTRVSIADFLFTTEWNPFSSTPKFGIWALILGTLKITLIATIVAVPLGLAAALYLSEYASKRAKSIIKPILEILSGIPTIVFGFFALTFVTPILRSIFPDLGSFNSISPGIVVGIMIIPLISSMSEDAMSSVPNKMREGALGLGATKFEVATKVILPAATSGIMASIVLAISRAIGETMIVSLAAGSTPTASLDLTGSIQTMTGYIVQVATGDATFGSDIYYSIYAVGFTLFLFTLAMNLISQWITKRFREEY, encoded by the coding sequence ATGTCGAGTAAGAAACTCTCTGTAAGCGAAATGATTGCAAAAAATAACGCTAAGAAAAATGGGATGAGCGATAAAATTGTTCCTATTATTTTAGGAATCATTGCAATTTTTTCTATATTAACGACAGTTGGGATTATAGTCACTTTATTAACAGAAACTATCACGTTCTTCACACGTGTTTCAATTGCAGATTTTCTATTTACTACAGAATGGAATCCATTTTCATCAACACCTAAATTTGGTATTTGGGCATTGATACTAGGAACTTTAAAAATAACACTTATTGCAACAATCGTTGCAGTGCCATTGGGTCTTGCCGCAGCATTATATTTAAGTGAATACGCATCTAAACGTGCAAAAAGTATTATAAAACCAATCTTAGAAATATTATCTGGTATACCAACAATTGTATTTGGTTTCTTTGCATTAACTTTTGTAACGCCAATCTTACGTTCTATATTTCCTGACTTAGGTAGTTTTAATTCGATTAGTCCTGGTATCGTAGTTGGCATAATGATAATTCCATTAATTTCAAGTATGAGTGAAGATGCCATGTCTTCTGTTCCAAACAAAATGCGTGAAGGTGCATTAGGTTTGGGAGCAACAAAGTTTGAAGTTGCTACAAAAGTGATATTACCTGCTGCTACTTCAGGAATTATGGCTTCAATTGTATTAGCGATTTCTCGTGCAATTGGTGAAACGATGATTGTTTCACTTGCTGCTGGTAGTACGCCAACTGCATCTTTAGACTTAACAGGTTCTATACAAACGATGACTGGCTATATTGTTCAAGTTGCAACAGGGGATGCAACATTCGGATCAGACATTTACTATAGTATTTATGCAGTAGGTTTCACATTATTCTTATTTACATTAGCGATGAATTTAATCTCTCAATGGATTACGAAACGCTTTAGAGAGGAGTATTAA